Genomic window (Oncorhynchus masou masou isolate Uvic2021 chromosome 9, UVic_Omas_1.1, whole genome shotgun sequence):
TTTCTCTGTGAAGCAATACGGAATTAATATCTCCATTTCATCCCAGAtgctcaggcaggcaggcactacCGAATTACACTGTCACAGCAGCAAATGGAGAATGCAATATCAACTTTCACTCACAGCCTGCTTGTCTTGCATGAATGTTCTGCAGCGTGATGGAAACATAACAGAGGATGAGCGGCAGAGGAAAAAAGGAAAAGAGGCCTCATTCTAGAATATAGAGTTACTTTACCTATCACTCACAATGCTAATTGATCATCATATCATATCAACAGGGATGGTCTGAAAACAGACTGCAACGTAACCAGTTGGACGTACAGTgcatgtatgtacacacacaataTACATTTACAGCCTTATGCAGAACACCGATCTTACAAGTTTCCAGCCCAAAAATGTACAATAACTTGGACTCCTACACACCACCCTGCAGTCAAGACGGACGGTCGTGAAAGCTGCCCAGGCACACCCATAACAAGTAGTCTTTCTTGTTAATCCACATTGTTCAGAAAGTCTGGACTGAGGAGTATGTCTTGTGTTGGACAGATACTGAAAGTCCCCTTTTTAGTCAGTGGAGGTGGATGATTGGTTCCATCTCGGTGAAGAGTGTGGTTGAAGCCATGCTGCAGAGGCCTACTGTGGATTCAATGGTGCTTGTGTTGGCTTCTCTTTTCCTGGTGCCCGTGTTCCGCCAGGTGCATCTGCCTGCTGTTCTGCCAGCATGTCTGTCAGCTTCATGCCCAACACTGGATTCCTGGTCTCTGACGCCACCTGCAGGCCAAGCGGCAAAAGTGCAGCCAGTCAGTTTAACAGAAGGTCCCATGATTGTAAGTGATTAGTACATATCTGTCTATACAGTATTTGGGAAAAGGGCAGCCAGCATTACAATTAATAAGTTGTATCATTTGACCAGTCTACTCACCACAGGAATACCCCTCCTCCTCAACCCCAAGCCCTCAGCAAGGAGAGCCTTCCCAGTCTCCTCAAATAGGGACTGTTTCTCCAGCTCTCCCTTGCTCTCGACCTCTGTGTACTTCTCCACAAACCTAcaaaaaggaaaaaaaaaaaagagaaacaaaaacatacgtacttgtgtgtgtgtgtgtctgtgtgtatgtatataaagTTTTGGGATTCCACATGTCTGTAATGCTGGATCCTAACTACTGCAATTCTATTCTTATGAATTACAGTAGTTCGGATCCAGCATTACAGACATGTGGAATCCCCAAAACTTAACAAACCAACAATGTGATTACTTGTGAAAATTTGCCCATACCTTTGGCATGTTGAAACAAAGCTGGATTTGGAGAGATCAAAAGCTCTGGGCCCTGTTCCATACACCTCATAAAATTTCCTGGAAGAGAGACTGGTGTTGATCAACAAATTGACATTTCCATTCCTAATAGCTTTTGAATGACAGTAAAAATTTTAAGGCAAACCGTTTAATTAGCTTACGCTCTGATTTCATCCTCTCTGTAGAAGATGTCTGGCACAGCCTCTTCTTTCTTCCCATATCTCTTGGCCACTGGTCTGACATAAAGTGGGTCCTTCATGGGTGGAAAGGTCTTGTGTACATCATACCAAATGGGCTTGTCAGACTGTTTGACAACTCCAGATCTCATAAGATCTCTAACTCTGAAAAAGAAACCAGTGAgcaatttgcaaaaatgtaaacaATAGAGCAAATGCATCCCATGCACTCTCAATTTCTCAATTGCAaagagctagctaacgttagcattcaTTTATATTATGCGGAACCATAGGCTAGATAACATTGGCTACAAGTTGCAGAAAAGTCAATCAACCATCAAAGAAAATTGTTTCTACCGAACATTAGCTAGATAGCAAACTCTAAAGGGTCTACAAAACTAGATAGTATCCTCCAGTAACCTTGACAACAAAAttatgctagctaacattagcaacaTGACATTTGAACCTACCGCGTGAATACGGTCCCGAATTTTTCAAGTCGACTTCCAGCCATAATGGACTTGAATTTAACTACACTATGCGTGTAAAATGCAGCTAGGTATTTATACAGTAAACTCAAAGATCATAGTTAGCAACCACCAACAACAGAGCCTATTTTCACCAGCATGGACGACGACCACCACTTCCGTATGTAATTTCTGCAGGGACAAACTGCACCGAAAGCGCACTGTAAAAACATGGGCCGGGTTCCAGATCGTCTGCATTTTAAGCGCTGCGGTCACTGACACTGAACAAGAGGCTTTCAATAAGGCATCAACGACAATccgtggcgacccgtcattcagggcaggtggagccccacctgtttagcaaAATTATTATGCCCGTTTTGCATGTTATTAGAAGtgtacattagaagtgcccatccaagaagggtCAAGGTCATTGGCAAGAGAATAAATTGAAATCATGTTATAtcttgattggactgatcatgtcaacatcatactttcaaaatcttagcgaGCAAGAAAGCTGTcttcatcatgaatcaagtcgacaatctactggcaaattctTTTCAATCCTTGTGAAGAGAAATTATGAAAATAGATGACAGATAAagcgtatcggtgctcatcggccattggacataaacattacacaacaagttggaaatctcaaattcaacaatgagtgattttgaaggaatcagtggctaacttcaaccattagcctgctattcagtggagtgggtgtgtggtccaagtctatgtttaagggtctcttttccaagcttaaatggataaacattcaacattggccatgctttCAATCTAGCATGACTTttgccacgttcaaaacaactggaaacttagAACGGGGAAATATCAGACTTCAGTGAggtcaagacaactgggaactctgaaaaaaaacaAGCTCCGACCGGgcaaatacgttttgaacggtcatctaactcggaattccaagtcggaaactcggacctctttctagagctctgacctgaagatcactgacgtcatgattcaaccgtgtttttttcagagttcccagttgtcttgaaagcaccacaaaTCCAGAGAACGCCAGACTTGATGACAGAGTTTGATGACAAACATTTCCTATGAAGGACTGCCGCACCACATTCCTGTTCAAGTGAACACAGCACAAGGTGAgtacaaaaatgtattgtatgctgctggataaatgatgtaatatgacAGGGAGATATGCATACTGTAGCTAAGACAGTAATACGAAGTGTATGTTGTGAAGTAATCTGTTAGTAGCCCACGTGTTTCGCCCTAATAATTTAGTCCTTTTTCCCCTCATAATTCagcctacagttctgacttggtgtacagggagttttactgtaagaatggcccatgttctgtttctggcactgtacatttcaaaagtgctgaacaaatagttatattgactatgtaCGTCCTAAGCTCTCTCCTTAGTGTCTTAATgtaaattacagattgcctcttatccgctcatcgCCCCCTTATTCCATAGTTTGTACATTtcattgtcagtagaaaccacatttgcttaagcaagtcagccatatcagctttgtttttttaaaggtagtaaattaggctgaatgaactgtttcgctgccagacaaggctctgctgatagtagcagtggtaagatgttgggactgctttttggactgctgttgggacagcttaatgtaggccctaacagtttgtgggcactgtttgaCACCCTTAGAgtacaattaatgtattgtttagtgttgtgttgtatagtGGATTTGCTGACATgcatttgttttttaaatggagtttgccccaccaagatttacagtgcattcggaaaatattcagaccctttgactttttccacattttgttacgttacaaccttattctaacatgtattaaatCTTCCCACACTACCCCacaatgataaagcaaaaacatattttttttaaacattttgataATTTATAtgaacatttacataagtattcagaccctttcctcagtacttaaatgaagcacctttggcagtgaatacagccttgagtcttccagggtatgatgctacaagtttggcacacctgtatttggggagtttctcccattcttctctgcagattctctcaaactctgtctggttggatgggTGTCAAGAAAATGTTGTTCTCATGTTCATCTTACAATGCAATTAATACAGTCTGTCGGTTTCTAAGATGTTAATACAACATCCTCATCGTCTAACTATGGGTCAAGTTACCACCTTCTGAATTCTCAGATGGGTCATGGTGTATTTATGAACATTGCTCCCACAATAAGACAGCTCAGACCAATCAGCACTCCTGTAAAGCCCCAGCCTTTCCCGGAGAACATATCCTCAGCTAGAGGCCAGCCCACACTTTCACTTCTATGAACAGGAATGACAAGACTGGGTCAGGGAATCTTCGTTAGAGAGAAAACCCCCGAACATTATTGGTTTCGGTTCTCCTCCTAACACTATGATTGTTCGATAGTTTCAGTGTGTCTTACCCTCCTGCAATGTGTGATATGCACCCAGGTAGCTCCTTCAGCTATTCTCACCGCGAAGGCTGTCACCAGGAGTACTTGGTATGGCCCCTCCCAACGGGGCTGCTTCCCGTCTATTCTCCTcagggactggattgagtgaaTCACCTTCCCCTGTAATTCACTTGTAGTGCATAAAATCTTGGACATACAggtttggttaacaaacagtttctcatttGTTCTATCTGATTATATCTTCAACTTCTATGCCTACTTTTAGCtagattttttatatatttttattttattatccaATAGGCCACAAAGTGTCCTATCCTAGGCCCCCCTAGGCCCTGTCCTATCCAAGGCCACTACTACCCAACAACTACCCATCCCCCCTttgatacctggctctgcccaggtaacaaccttgCCACATCTCTAAACAATGACTTAGGTAAGATTAGTAAATGATCATTATGTCTGACATTATCATGTAG
Coding sequences:
- the LOC135546575 gene encoding small ribosomal subunit protein mS23-like; this translates as MAGSRLEKFGTVFTRVRDLMRSGVVKQSDKPIWYDVHKTFPPMKDPLYVRPVAKRYGKKEEAVPDIFYREDEIRAKFYEVYGTGPRAFDLSKSSFVSTCQRFVEKYTEVESKGELEKQSLFEETGKALLAEGLGLRRRGIPVVASETRNPVLGMKLTDMLAEQQADAPGGTRAPGKEKPTQAPLNPQ